The genome window ACTATCGAGCAGAAATACTCGCTTTCTATGCGCGCCAGGTCTCTTCGCGCACCCCATCAACTTACTGTGAATTCCCTATCATTACCCAACCAGGAAAAGTCGTATGGATTGGGCAGAGTGTGCAGCTCTTTACCCGTGACGACCGTATTCTTGGTTTCCAGGCTATTGCACGCGACATATCGGAGCGAAAGCAAGCTGAAAAACTGATTACCGACCATGTCGCACGCCTCCATCGTCATAACCGCCGGCTCCATGAGCGCCTACAAAAACTCGAACGGATTAATATCGATCTCGGCGGCATGGCGATGACCGACTATCTCACAGGGCTACGCAACTACCGTGCCTTCCGAGATCGCCTAAACCATGCTTTCCAACATGCCCGCAATACCCGAACACCTCTCTCACTCCTGCTTATAGACCTCGATCATTTTAAACGTGTTAACGATACGCGTGGTCATGCTGCGGGCGATGCCCTCCTTAATACCCTTGGCTCATTGCTCCAAACTCGCGCACGTTCCACCGATGTGGTAGCTCGCTATGGAGGCGAGGAGTTTGCTGTCATCCTTCCCTTTACCGATCAAAGCGGGGCCATCGCTCAAGCTGAACGCCTAAGAGCGATTATTGAGCATACTTTTTCCAACGATGGAGTTACGGCCAGCATCGGTGTTGCCTCTCTCTCCGAAACAGTTCATAGCCCAGAAGATCTGATACGCCAAGCCGATATCGCGCTCTATGCCGCAAAACAACAACGGAACGCCGTGCGCCATTACACTCAGCTGACCCCAGAAACGCAGCAAAACATCCTCCAGATCGTAACACGCCAGCCGGCCGCAGAAGGCACAAACGTCTCTGAAGAGTAATGCCATTATGTCCGGTGTTACGCATAGGGTGTGAACGCCTGTTTTCACTAACCATTTTGCCTAATTGACTAACATATATCGTATTCCATCATGATCTCCTCTCGCTGTAAGTCCGGTACAATTAGGATAGTGGCTAAGGAGCGAAATATGCAGAGACAAAGTGTCATCGTGATCGGGGCCGGCCTTTCGGGATTAGCGTGCGCTCGCATTATTCAGCGTGCTGGTCATTACGCACATCTCTATGAAGCCTCGGATGCTGTGGGCGGCCGCGTTCGTACGGATTACATGGATGGCTTTTTACTCGATAGGGGCTTTCAAGTGCTCTTTCCGGCCTATCCGGCTGTACAAACAGAGCTCGATCTCAATGCCCTCCGTCTGCACTCCTTTCTTCCTGGAGCCCTCATTCATCTCCAAGACAAACTCTACCTGGTCGCCGACCCAAGCCGTGCACCCTCCACGCTTCTGGCCACCGCTTTTGCCCCCATCTTTACCCTAAAAGATCGATTTCTCGTGCTACGCCTGAAATCCCAGGTCAAAAAACTTTCCGTTGAAAATCTCTTTCAACAGCCCGATAAAACTACGGAGCAGTTCCTCAAAGAGTATGGTTTCACCAACGCCTTCATCAACCACTTCATCCGCCCCTTCTATGGCAGTATTTTTTTAGAAACACGCCTACATACCAGCGTCCGAATGTTTGCATTTGTGTTTAAAATGCTGGCCGAATCACAAGCGACCTTACCTGAGAACGGCATGGGCGCCATTGCTCAACAGATCGCCAGCAGCTTAGCTGCCAACAGCCTTCACCTTAACAGTCCCGTTGCTGCCCTCTGGAAAGAACGAGATCGTGTCAAGGGAATCATTTTGGAAAATGGAGAACATATCGAAGCCGACAAGGTGGTGCTAGCAACCGAGTTCCACCAGGCTGCAAAACTGGCGGGACTTCATCTTCCTGCCACGTGGCGCAGCGCCACAACGGTCTATTTTGCTCTTCCCCAAGCCCTCTATCCGGAGAAAGCTGTGGTTCTGTTTCCCGGCGTCGGCCGGTTGGTTACGAGTGCAGCGCTTGTCTCTAACATCGCTCCATCCTATGCACCACCCCGTCAACACCTCCTTGCCTGCAACATTGTAGGGGATCCCGCCATGGAGGACGAAGAGCTCGTTCAGCGTGCCAAACAAGAGCTTGCTGCTGCCTTTCCATACGCCGACACCGGCTCTTGGCGACACTTGCGCACCTATCGTATCCGTCACGCTCAGTTTGCCCAGCCTCCAGGTATCTGGGAACTGCTGCCGTCCGCACAAACACCTTATTCTGGGCTTATCCTTGCTGGAGAGATAACGGTCTCAAGCTCCATTCATGGGGCGCTGGTTTCAGGACGTCGAGCAGCGGAGCTTGCCCTTGAAACCACCGATCTGCCCGTCTGACCATCATGATAACCCCAGATCGGTTAGCCGAACTGTGCAAAATATGCCGCCTCGAAACTCAACTTCATACGGCCGCCATCCGCTGGCTATCCCACTTGCGCTCACCCACCACCCTCGTCTGGCTGCCTGAAACCGTTGGAACCGACGCAGACGCGCTGCTGCTCGCCGCGCATTTTCTTGGCGAATCGCTCGATGGTCTCTCTTTTACTCACGATCCCCTGGGAAAACCTTACCCAGCCCGCCAAGGGAATCCAATTCCGTACCTACATATCTCCAACACTCACGATGGGGGTCAACGCCTCCTCCTAGCGGCCAAACACGAAAACCTAGCCGGTGTTGGGCTTGACGTGGTCTACCTTCCACGACTGCGTAGTCCACACAAAGACAAGACCTATCTTTACCGTTTAGCAGCCCGCTTCATGGGACCTCTAGAGTTTGAGCGGTTTCAGAGCGCAGCCCAACAAGATGATGAAGAGGCTTTACGCCGTCGCGTAGCGGCCCATTTCTCGCTGATGGAGGCTTCCGCAAAGGCACTTGGCACCGGCCTCAAGATCGGAGCGTTTATGGGACATTCTGCTTCCCTTCCTCTTCCAACGATCGGAGCCCTCCAAATCGAACCCTCTGTGCAACTTTTTTTTGATGGTATCGCCCAAACTTGGCTCGCTACCCTCAACGTTCAAAGATGGGAGGCCTACTGGGGAGCCGACGATATGTATCTCGTCACCGGCGTGTTTCTTTTTAGGGCGGATGTATAGCGTATATAATGCTGCCACGCGTTGGCTTGTTGGACGGCTGCGATCCTCGCTTGACGTAGAGGCCGCTTTCATGCCATATTATAAATGCAGCATGCGGGAGTAGCTTAATGGTAAAGCTCCTGCCTTCCAAGCAGGCGACGCGGGTTCGATTCCCGTCTCCCGCTTCCGCATATGGGTGCCCCGAAATCGCACCGCAGCCTCCTATGTCATCCCCTCCTTAGCTGATGCGGCATTTGCCCTCCTCAGCAGGAATATGATATACTTTTGCTCGGCGTGTAAAGACAGTGCTTCATCGCCGATAATGGTCTCGAGCACAAATGGTCCGCTCTCTATAAGCCCCCGTAGCTCAGTGGATAGAGCAACCGCCTTCTAAGCGGTCGGCCGCAGGTTCGATCCCTGCCGGGGGCGTAGCTCTCCAACTTGACTTTCCACGCTGCCCTAGTGAGCCTTGATCGGCCTCAGCACCTCTATCTCGTTGTTAGCCTCCGCTTGAAGAGACGGGCCCCAGTTTTCTTTAAAACATTTTGTATGGCCTCGACAATAAGCCGACGCTCTCCCCATTAAAAGCAGGAAAACAACGGAAAAACCACGAATTTGAAGAATAACAAGGTGTTTGAAAAATCTCTCAAGGGAGCGGTTTCCGTCTGGAAATTTCTATGAAGATACTTGTCTCTATCAAGCGGGTGCCAGACCCCTATGCCAAGATTCGGCTGACTCCGCAGGGAGCTCTTGATACCGTTGGCCTAAATTGGACAATGAATCCTTTCGATGCCATTGCCCTTGAGGAAGCCCTCCGAATACGTGAGAAAGGCGTCGCCACTGAAATTATTGTGGTAAGCATTGGTGGTCCTGAAGTCGAAGAAACGCTGCGCACGGCCCTCGCCATGGGGGCAGATCGGGCGATCTGTATTCTAGAAGAACGGCCACCAGATCCCCAAAGAGTAAGTCAACTTCTCGCTGCCATCTATCATCGCGAACAACCCCGCCTCATTCTTATGGGTAAACAGGCTACCGATGACGATTCAAATCAAGTAGGCCAGCGCCTTGCTGCTCTTCTGCAGCTGCCACAAGCCACCTTTGCTTCCTCCATCCATTTGGCATCCGATGGACAAACCGCCCAAGTGACACGCGAGGTGGATAGCGGTAGAGAGATACTTGAGCTTACACTCCCTGCTGTCATTACCGCCGATCTACGCCTGAATGAACCGCGTTATGTGGCCCTACCCGCCATTTTGAAAGCGCGCACTAAACCGCTCCTACGCCTCTCCGGCTTCGAGCTGGTGCCTCTCACCTCGCCCGGCTTTCTTCTGGTGAAACGTGAAACTCCCCCGCCACGCAAACCTGGGCGCAAAGTTCAAAACGTAGAGGAGCTTATCGCTGCCCTGCGCGAGGAAGCCAAAGTCTTGCCGAACAAGACCTCTTAAGAACGGAGGTATGGGATGACCAAGTGGATAGTTTTGGCAGACACCAACGGCGAAACCGTGCTACAGACTACGTTGTCTGCGATCGGCTTCGCACAACAGTTTGCTCCTAACAACTTTTCACTCCTCATTATCGGAGGAACAACCGTTCTTGACGCCCTGGAGCCGTGGCGCCGCTATGGAGCCGAAAAACTGCTAATTGGCTCTCTAACGGAGTTGGCTCATCCTACAGCTGACAAGGTCGCCCCCATCGTCGTCAAAGCCATGCAATCGGAAGGAGCAAGTTGGCTCGTAGGTCCCGCCTCCTCCTTTGGACGCGATCTTTTGCCTCGCGTAGCTGGGCTGCTAGATCTTCCAATGCTTTCCGAGATCATGCGTGCCGAACGAGATGAGGCTGGCTTCTTGTTCCAGCGCCCTGCCTACGCCGGGAACCTTATTGAAACCTATAGGCCGGTGGCCAATAGAGGCATCCTAAGCATACGTACCTCAGCCTTCTATGCAGCTACCACCGACTCACTGAGTCCGGTCGAAATACTGCAGCTCGATCCTTCCGAGCTGCCAACCTCGACCCGCTGGATGGGGCAAGAAAAATCCCATAAACAACGCCCCGAACTAAGCTCCGCGCGTGTCGTTGTCTCGGGAGGCCGTCCCTTAAAAGATGCCGAGACCTTCGAACGCCTTATCGGCGGTCTTGCCGACCGCCTAGGCGGGGCTGTAGGCGCCACTCGCGCCGCCGTGGACAGTGGTATCGCCCCAAACGAGCTGCAGATCGGCCAAACCGGTCGCGTGGTTGCTCCAGACCTCTATATCGCCGTGGGGATATCCGGCAGCGTACAGCACCTAGCCGGCATGAAAGATTCTAAAGTTATTGTGGCTATCAATAACGATCCGAATGCACCTATCTTCGAGGTTGCGGACTATGGGCTCGTAGCCGACCTTTACGAGGCCGTTCCCGAACTGCTTGAAAAACTCTGAATATGCCAACTCGCACGATCTTTTTTCATATTAGCGTCTTCCAACAGGCCTGTTTCTACACTCTGGCGCTGATCAGCACTGGTATTGCTCTCATCCCCATCGTACGTCATGCGCGAATCTGGCTTCGAGGCGGTCTCCCCTTCGCCTTACAGCAAGCCCTTCAACACCTTGCATCCTTCAGCCGTGAAGTCTTTGCACATCGCCATGTTCTGCGACGCCGTTACGCTGGCATAGCCCATCTTCTGCTCTTCTACGGCATGCTCGTTCTCTTCATTGGAACCTGCATTGTCGCTATCGAACACTACGGAGCCTTCTTTTTCGGCCCTCACTGGCTCTACTATGGTGGGTTCTACCTAACCTGTAAAGTTACCCTAGACATCTTTGGACTAGCTCTCGTCATTGGCATCTTGCTCACTCTGTTGCGCCGTCTCTGCTTTCGCCCTGAGATGCTCGGCCACACGCCATGGGATACCGGTTTTCTACTCCTCCTCCTCGCAGCCACATTTACCGGTTTTCTTTTGGAAGGAGCCGGGCTAGCCGCCGATCCCTCACGCCATGCCTATATGGCCTACTCTCCCATCGGGCGCTGGTTTGCTCTGCTATTTCCCCATCTATCGCCAACCGGTTATGTCCTCATCTGGTGGGTTCATGCGCCGCTCGTGCTCATCACCATCGCCGCTCTTCCTTATGGACGACGGCTTCATCTATTTACCGCCCCTCTCTCCATCCTCCTCCAACCTAACCGAAACATGGGCGTTTTAGAACCGGAAACCATGGAGAAAGTCGAGCAAACCGGCCATATTGGCTTGAGAACCCTCGCTGATCTCAACGGCACCTACCTTCTGAACCTTGATGCTTGCATGGAGTGCGGCCGATGCACCGAAGCCTGCCCAGCCCACGCGGTAGGTAAACCGCTCGATCCCAAACAGATCGTGCTTTCCCTAAGACAACAGATGTGGGCAGCCGATCTCTTAGAAACAACTACCGATGTTATTGATGAAGAATCGCTTTGGGCCTGCACCAACTGCCATGCATGTGTGCAAGAATGCCCTGCGGCCATCCGCCACGTAGATCTTATCAATGGCATCCGTAGATATCGTGTGGGTGAGGGACACCTAAGTGGCTCGGCAGGCACCATGCTGCGCCAGCTAGCAAGCCAAAAGAACCCGTGGGGACTTCCGGCTTCTCAAAGAATGGAGTGGGCAAAAGGGCTAGATGTCCCTATCGTAGAACCCGGACAAAAACCAGATATCCTGCTTTGGGTGGGATGCGCCGGAGCTTTTGAGCCTCGTGCGCAAGCCACTATGAGAGCACTGGTATCCTTGCTACATGCCGCCAACGTCTCGTTTGCTGTTCTAGGTCACCAAGAATGCTGTACGGGCGACCCTGCCCGTCGAATGGGAGAAGAGTTTCTTTTTCAAGAGCTGGCAGCGGAGAATATCGCCGTACTAAATCGCACTGGTGCCTCCAGCATTCTTACTGCCTGCCCTCACTGCTTTCACACGCTTAAACACGAATATCCCCAGTTCGGGGGTAACTACCAGGTTATGCACCACACTCAATTTCTAAAACAACTCGTGCAGAATGGTCGCCTTCAACTAGAGCGTGGCGCACAGACGAACGTTACCTATCACGATCCCTGTTTTCTGGCACGGGTTAACGGTGAGGTGAGGGCCCCTCGGGCCCTGCTGCAAACGCTCACTCATCAGCCCCTAAAAGAGCCGGAGCACCACGCCGATCGCACTCTGTGCTGCGGTGCTGGAGGAGGACGCATGTGGATGGAAGAGCCCAGCACCCAGCGGCCTAGCAACCGAAGAGTGAAGGAGCTTTTATCTACCGGTGCCCAAACCATAGCGGTCAGTTGCCCTTTCTGCAAAGTCATGCTAGGCGATAGCCTCGCTACCTCAGAACAAAATACCGCCCACCTTGCCGATATTGCAGAAATACTGCTCGCCTCTATCGCTAAAACCGATCTATCGCTTCCTCAGTAGCTGCAGAGCAAAGTACTTAAGACCACTATGCTCTCTATTCTATTGTGCCTCTTGCTCACTCGTTTCATGAGGGCCGAACGTCCACTGAAAACCGATATAACTCATAAAACTGGTATCGCCACTGAACGTCCTGCCGAAAGAGAAGAGGAGATGATGTCCATCATCAAAGTTGTACTGCCCACCAAAGTTAAAGCCCATTGTCTCACTTTCCCCTACCGCCGGTGAGGTGTTATAATACACTTCCCCACCAAGGGTCAAATGAGAATTGAGGTCTTTCTGCAGCAGCCATCCCAAGTAGAGATAATTATGATTGCCTGCTCCCGGATTAATCCAGTATCCTCCGCCACCATAGGTCGTCCAAGTCCTCCAGCTCTTTTGCAACCAGATAGGCAGAAAGGTCTGAAGATGGCCGGAGCCTAATCCGCGGTTGGCGTCGCCTGTAGGCACCTCGAGCAGTGGAAAAATGCCAACCATAGGGCGCCTACGCCCCTCCTGCACGAAACGATATTTCACCCCCAGCTCTATATCTCCAAAGCCATAAAGCAGGGGGCCACCTGTCGCTTGAGAAAAAGCCATTGGCAGAATAAGATGTAGTTGTACATTGGGAACGATACCATTGTTTATCTCAACATGAGGCAGCGTTCCGCTGGTGCCATCCTTCGTATGCTCGTAGATCGAGGAGATGTAAACCTCCCAATGATGCCATTCTACTGGCTCCGGATCGTCGGTAATGAATGGAGGGCCTGCGAAGGCAACTCGTAACGTAAGCGACAATAGAAAGCCACAAATGAAGAGAAGACGACAAACGGAATGCCATGTTTTGCATACAACCAGCACAAACGGTATCCTCCTCTTTTTCAAAATAGTGGATAGAAGTATTGGGAGTATTAGGAAGACGTACCCTGTCGGTTCTGCCGCGCCGCATAGGCCTGCAGAGCGGCATGATAGACCTGCTTCAAAGGCACGTTATGCGCCACGGCGGCTGCCTTAACATCCTCGTACTCCGG of Chthonomonas calidirosea T49 contains these proteins:
- a CDS encoding (Fe-S)-binding protein; the protein is MPTRTIFFHISVFQQACFYTLALISTGIALIPIVRHARIWLRGGLPFALQQALQHLASFSREVFAHRHVLRRRYAGIAHLLLFYGMLVLFIGTCIVAIEHYGAFFFGPHWLYYGGFYLTCKVTLDIFGLALVIGILLTLLRRLCFRPEMLGHTPWDTGFLLLLLAATFTGFLLEGAGLAADPSRHAYMAYSPIGRWFALLFPHLSPTGYVLIWWVHAPLVLITIAALPYGRRLHLFTAPLSILLQPNRNMGVLEPETMEKVEQTGHIGLRTLADLNGTYLLNLDACMECGRCTEACPAHAVGKPLDPKQIVLSLRQQMWAADLLETTTDVIDEESLWACTNCHACVQECPAAIRHVDLINGIRRYRVGEGHLSGSAGTMLRQLASQKNPWGLPASQRMEWAKGLDVPIVEPGQKPDILLWVGCAGAFEPRAQATMRALVSLLHAANVSFAVLGHQECCTGDPARRMGEEFLFQELAAENIAVLNRTGASSILTACPHCFHTLKHEYPQFGGNYQVMHHTQFLKQLVQNGRLQLERGAQTNVTYHDPCFLARVNGEVRAPRALLQTLTHQPLKEPEHHADRTLCCGAGGGRMWMEEPSTQRPSNRRVKELLSTGAQTIAVSCPFCKVMLGDSLATSEQNTAHLADIAEILLASIAKTDLSLPQ
- a CDS encoding electron transfer flavoprotein subunit alpha/FixB family protein, whose protein sequence is MTKWIVLADTNGETVLQTTLSAIGFAQQFAPNNFSLLIIGGTTVLDALEPWRRYGAEKLLIGSLTELAHPTADKVAPIVVKAMQSEGASWLVGPASSFGRDLLPRVAGLLDLPMLSEIMRAERDEAGFLFQRPAYAGNLIETYRPVANRGILSIRTSAFYAATTDSLSPVEILQLDPSELPTSTRWMGQEKSHKQRPELSSARVVVSGGRPLKDAETFERLIGGLADRLGGAVGATRAAVDSGIAPNELQIGQTGRVVAPDLYIAVGISGSVQHLAGMKDSKVIVAINNDPNAPIFEVADYGLVADLYEAVPELLEKL
- a CDS encoding NAD(P)/FAD-dependent oxidoreductase, whose product is MQRQSVIVIGAGLSGLACARIIQRAGHYAHLYEASDAVGGRVRTDYMDGFLLDRGFQVLFPAYPAVQTELDLNALRLHSFLPGALIHLQDKLYLVADPSRAPSTLLATAFAPIFTLKDRFLVLRLKSQVKKLSVENLFQQPDKTTEQFLKEYGFTNAFINHFIRPFYGSIFLETRLHTSVRMFAFVFKMLAESQATLPENGMGAIAQQIASSLAANSLHLNSPVAALWKERDRVKGIILENGEHIEADKVVLATEFHQAAKLAGLHLPATWRSATTVYFALPQALYPEKAVVLFPGVGRLVTSAALVSNIAPSYAPPRQHLLACNIVGDPAMEDEELVQRAKQELAAAFPYADTGSWRHLRTYRIRHAQFAQPPGIWELLPSAQTPYSGLILAGEITVSSSIHGALVSGRRAAELALETTDLPV
- a CDS encoding 4'-phosphopantetheinyl transferase superfamily protein — translated: MITPDRLAELCKICRLETQLHTAAIRWLSHLRSPTTLVWLPETVGTDADALLLAAHFLGESLDGLSFTHDPLGKPYPARQGNPIPYLHISNTHDGGQRLLLAAKHENLAGVGLDVVYLPRLRSPHKDKTYLYRLAARFMGPLEFERFQSAAQQDDEEALRRRVAAHFSLMEASAKALGTGLKIGAFMGHSASLPLPTIGALQIEPSVQLFFDGIAQTWLATLNVQRWEAYWGADDMYLVTGVFLFRADV
- a CDS encoding electron transfer flavoprotein subunit beta/FixA family protein; this translates as MKILVSIKRVPDPYAKIRLTPQGALDTVGLNWTMNPFDAIALEEALRIREKGVATEIIVVSIGGPEVEETLRTALAMGADRAICILEERPPDPQRVSQLLAAIYHREQPRLILMGKQATDDDSNQVGQRLAALLQLPQATFASSIHLASDGQTAQVTREVDSGREILELTLPAVITADLRLNEPRYVALPAILKARTKPLLRLSGFELVPLTSPGFLLVKRETPPPRKPGRKVQNVEELIAALREEAKVLPNKTS
- a CDS encoding GGDEF domain-containing protein; translated protein: MVVDKIAERMDPNTLLERLLRLEEKIEELKRENALLRQAQQAQAASKKGEETAAAASRPEAVAAAGTIRLSVDPATGQIVDASPAAVRFFGYGVEALRGRHIADLDLLSQKGAPLPTPGEAASLFRARYRLAQGEVRDADVFIYPIVREGQPLLQYTIFDVTERESDIRALRRSERRFRQIVEQAADLIYRTDPSGYITYINPAALRLFGYSLEELRRVHFSELIHPDYRAEILAFYARQVSSRTPSTYCEFPIITQPGKVVWIGQSVQLFTRDDRILGFQAIARDISERKQAEKLITDHVARLHRHNRRLHERLQKLERINIDLGGMAMTDYLTGLRNYRAFRDRLNHAFQHARNTRTPLSLLLIDLDHFKRVNDTRGHAAGDALLNTLGSLLQTRARSTDVVARYGGEEFAVILPFTDQSGAIAQAERLRAIIEHTFSNDGVTASIGVASLSETVHSPEDLIRQADIALYAAKQQRNAVRHYTQLTPETQQNILQIVTRQPAAEGTNVSEE
- a CDS encoding transporter; the encoded protein is MLVVCKTWHSVCRLLFICGFLLSLTLRVAFAGPPFITDDPEPVEWHHWEVYISSIYEHTKDGTSGTLPHVEINNGIVPNVQLHLILPMAFSQATGGPLLYGFGDIELGVKYRFVQEGRRRPMVGIFPLLEVPTGDANRGLGSGHLQTFLPIWLQKSWRTWTTYGGGGYWINPGAGNHNYLYLGWLLQKDLNSHLTLGGEVYYNTSPAVGESETMGFNFGGQYNFDDGHHLLFSFGRTFSGDTSFMSYIGFQWTFGPHETSEQEAQ